The segment GCCACGGCCGTTGTCACGACGGTCACGACCGCCACCGCGGTTGTCGCCGCGCTGGTTGTTGTCGCCACCTGCGTTGGGGCCACTGTTCTGTCCGGCGGGGCCGCTTCCGCCGTCACGCCGTTGACGTCCCGGCATCAGGCTGTCCTTCCGTTGTCAGTCATTGTCATCATCAGAACGTCAACCCGCCTTCACGGGCTGCGTCTGCGAGTGCCGCGATGCGGCCGCTGTAGTTGTTGCCGCCGCGGTCGAACACGACTGCCTCGACGCCGGCTGCCTTCGCGCGGCTGGCGATGAGCTCGCCGACCTTCGCGCTGACGGCCTTCTTGTCGCCCTCGAGGGCGCGCACATCGGCTTCGATGCTCGACGCGCTGGCCAGCGTGTGGCCGGCGAGATCGTCGATCAACTGCACGTGGATGTGACGCGAGGACCGGTTGACGACCAAGCGGGGACGCTCGGGCGTACCGGAGATCTTCTTGCGAAGGCGGAAGTGACGACGTGCCTTCGACAGGCGACGCTTCGTCGAGACGTCGGTGCCACGCGGAGTGCGCTTGACGACGTTCGCCTTGTCTGCTGTTTGCTGGCTCATATCACTTACCCGTCTTTCCGACCTTGCGGCGGATCACTTCACCCTCGTAGCGGATGCCCTTGCCCTTGTACGGGTCCGGACGCCGCAGACGACGAATGTTGGCAGAGATCTGACCGACCTTCTGCTTGTCGATGCCGACAACGGTGAATCGCGTGGGCGACTCGACCGTGAACGTGATGCCCTCGGGTGCTTCGATCAGCACGGGATGGCTGTAA is part of the Rhodococcus sp. SBT000017 genome and harbors:
- the rplR gene encoding 50S ribosomal protein L18; this translates as MSQQTADKANVVKRTPRGTDVSTKRRLSKARRHFRLRKKISGTPERPRLVVNRSSRHIHVQLIDDLAGHTLASASSIEADVRALEGDKKAVSAKVGELIASRAKAAGVEAVVFDRGGNNYSGRIAALADAAREGGLTF